The genomic stretch GGTTTAAAAGACAATTGCAACTTGGGCAGTGTCGGATGCTCAACTGTTTATCCAGAGAATTTTTCTGGAACACGTCCTCTTTGGGGCACAAACTATAATGATGATGAAATGTGTGTTTTAGATGATAAAGACGGCTTTTCTATGGGGGCATCAGTTGACCTGAATCCAGCAATGCTCAGAAATGACTGCATGGAGGTAGTAAATTTTTGTAGCCATATATATTGATTGAATTTATCCATTTTTCAAATTGCTATGAATTGACTAACTAGTGTTTTCTACAAGACAGAGTTTCAATCCTATGTGTGAGCCAAACGATGATTGGGCTTGCAAGTTTGATCTTAGCCGTGAAGTTGGACGAAGCGACACAGGGTCGCTTCCTCGAGAAGATTGTGGCATTGCTGAGTCATCTTGTAATGTGGCATCTGAGTTCACGTTTCCAAGTGAACCATTagctgatgatgatgaagaagttACTGAGTCAAAAATCAGGGCGTTCTTGGAAGAAAAGGTAAAATAAGATTGAAGGAAAATATGAGAATACCACCAGAATAGTACGGAGTAATTATTTTTAATGATTCACATGAAGTCACATTTTATTCACCTACTTTTTTTAACCTATGCAGGCCTTAGATCTCAAGAAGCTGAATGAAGAGTTTTATAACACATTAAATACAGCCTCACCTTCACCTACAGTTTTTGGGGATATGAACGGTGATAATCTGAGTAATTTGCTCGCAAAGAGCAAGTCACCACCTAGCAGAAGATTCTCAAATGTTGCTGATGTTTCCAAAACTGCGAGCGCTGTCAGCCATAGCAAACCCATTCCAGATAAAAACCTTAGTGAGCAATCATTAAAGGAGGTTCCTGAGGCCAAAGAGCTTCAGAAGGAAGGTTTTATTTCAAGGTTACTGAGTGTCATTAGTGTTGTTTTTGTGAAGCTTTgttaaattattaatttattttacGGAGTAATAGCAGAAAATTTATTGTTGCAGTCCAAGCTCTGCTGAGAAGCAAAGATTGTGGAAGGAAGAACTCGATAAAGAACTCGAGGTGAAACGAGGTATGCTTGATATTACTTCTTAATCTGCTTAATGTGTGTACCTAAGCATTGGTGCTGAGTTGGTTATTTCTGCAAGCATCATCCAAGTCTTGGGAAATAACTTACAAATTGAGTGAAGACGTAACAAACTTTAATGAGCAGCTTAAGAAGATGGTAAGCTGTTATGATTTATGAAGAGAAAAAGAACAATACTTCAGCTTGATGCAAATTTTTGAATTGTTCACATTGTTACAAAGCAATTTCACTGTTGCAGAAGCAGATTCGTTACATAAACATTGTATAGTAATCCCGTGAAAGACTTTAGGTTAGTTTTGTCCTATATATAGCCATGTTCACTTTAAGGGTTTGTTTGAATACAAAAATGGGAGGGAAAGAGGGATGAGGGATTTCAAATTGACTTGTAGCCtgtaggagggaaatggagggctCCATCTTTGCTCCCTCCAAATTTGCCCAcctccattttgctaaccaaacaaatgAAATTTAAGGGGTGAGTAATGAAGACATTCATATTTTGAGAGATGACTTGCAGGATTAGGGAATCAGGGATATAAAACTTGACGATTAAAAAGAACTTATTTATAGCAGTGGAAATCTTGACATAGATGGTTGGTTTGTCACAATACGCTGTTTGCAACTTGTAGCAATGATGTAGCGAGTTTTCGCTCATTCAGGAATTGGCTTCAACCTACTCCCTTTTGAATAGTTAAAACTGTTTGTAGCAAGTTTACGCTCATTCAGGAATCTGCTAAACTTCTGCATTTTCATGAATGCTTGTTCATATCACTGTTTGTTTCTCATAAAGCTGCACCATTCTAGAAATTGCTTGTGTTTTTCACTGATTGAGTTCCTGTGCTTGACTTATGAAACTTCGTTGCAGAGAGATTGCGGCAGGCAGGAGGGAAGACGTCATCTCCAAATAAGCGTGTTCCCTGTCAACAGAGGGAACGGCCTCCATTTGCTTCCCCTCCTAAACGACCTTGAGTTTCTCTAGCCACCATGATGCCTTGCTGGCTAAATTACTTGCCATGAAAGCTCAATGTCGAGCGGAGTATTTTTCGTAAAGAGGTTGTGTGAAATAATTTTACATAGTAGTCACCCAGCTACCTTTTCATGTATACCAGGCATGGCAAGCAATCAGTCACGTCCGTCTTCTTGGGATGAAAATGCCGGTTCAACAAATCATTTTCTTGAGAGTAttgtattattttttttatttttttccattGCTTCTGTTGAAAGCAGTTTGTATGTTTGCTGGGAAATGCCAAAGAATGTGATACTTGAGTTTTTGTTAAGAGATCATCAAATTTTCAACTAATATATAAATGGGGCATCAACAGCGATGATTTATGTAGCTGTATGTTTTTTCTTCTAGTCGAAAGACTACAAGTGTAACACTTTCGTCCAAGTTTGATCTTCATACCTTATAACGGTACAATAGCTAAGATGTTCAATCAGAAAAATTCCAAGATGTTCAATCAGAAAAATTCCAGAACGGTCCTCCGGAGGACACAAGAATTTTTGGTTCAATAATGTGGTTGAATGAATATAAAGTTGAAGAAAGATGTTAGAAATAATTATAAACACATTGATTACAAGATATAAAAGATTTCAATAGTAATAAGTTAAAAATGGACAATACAAAAAGAAAGGAGATGGTTTTAAAATTGATCAATTTTGAGTATTTCATCGCACTTTGCAAATTTAACATTTTAGATTAATGTTATTGTTAGAGTTAGCACGTTTCAAATTCAACGATGTCTCTAAAAGCGTCCAGTCTATTTTCTCAAAACTACTACCGAGTGTTATTCACCTGAGCGGCAGTACCAGAGACGAAGCTTATGTAAAAGGCCGAACGGGGCCGTACTTGGGTGACTAACTATTTGATGATAATATAATGACTCAAACTTATTGGATATGTAAATTGTTTGACCATG from Silene latifolia isolate original U9 population chromosome 5, ASM4854445v1, whole genome shotgun sequence encodes the following:
- the LOC141657567 gene encoding mitogen-activated protein kinase kinase kinase NPK1-like isoform X1 codes for the protein MGLNINSGELLAVKQVSIAANGAKDKTQAHIKELEEEVKLLKNLSHPNIVRYLGTAREDEALNILLEFVPGGSISSLLGKFGSFPEPVIRMYTKKLLLGLEYLHKNGIMHRDIKGANILVTDKGCIKLADFGASKKVVELATMTGAKSMKGTAYWMAPEVITQTGHNFSADIWSVGCTVIEMATGKPPWCQYQEVAALFHIGTTKSPPPIPEHLSADGKDFLNKCLQTEANSRASASELLQHPFVNEEYRASQPVFRRSVTEIVKSKAATTPVDQKSIRSNATRTFSGGLKDNCNLGSVGCSTVYPENFSGTRPLWGTNYNDDEMCVLDDKDGFSMGASVDLNPAMLRNDCMESFNPMCEPNDDWACKFDLSREVGRSDTGSLPREDCGIAESSCNVASEFTFPSEPLADDDEEVTESKIRAFLEEKALDLKKLNEEFYNTLNTASPSPTVFGDMNGDNLSNLLAKSKSPPSRRFSNVADVSKTASAVSHSKPIPDKNLSEQSLKEVPEAKELQKEGFISSPSSAEKQRLWKEELDKELEVKRERLRQAGGKTSSPNKRVPCQQRERPPFASPPKRP
- the LOC141657567 gene encoding mitogen-activated protein kinase kinase kinase NPK1-like isoform X2, with the translated sequence MGLNINSGELLAVKQVSIAANGAKDKTQAHIKELEEEVKLLKNLSHPNIVRYLGTAREDEALNILLEFVPGGSISSLLGKFGSFPEPVIRMYTKKLLLGLEYLHKNGIMHRDIKGANILVTDKGCIKLADFGASKKVVELATMTGAKSMKGTAYWMAPEVITQTGHNFSADIWSVGCTVIEMATGKPPWCQYQEVAALFHIGTTKSPPPIPEHLSADGKDFLNKCLQTEANSRASASELLQHPFVNEEYRASQPVFRRSVTEIVKSKAATTPVDQKSISNATRTFSGGLKDNCNLGSVGCSTVYPENFSGTRPLWGTNYNDDEMCVLDDKDGFSMGASVDLNPAMLRNDCMESFNPMCEPNDDWACKFDLSREVGRSDTGSLPREDCGIAESSCNVASEFTFPSEPLADDDEEVTESKIRAFLEEKALDLKKLNEEFYNTLNTASPSPTVFGDMNGDNLSNLLAKSKSPPSRRFSNVADVSKTASAVSHSKPIPDKNLSEQSLKEVPEAKELQKEGFISSPSSAEKQRLWKEELDKELEVKRERLRQAGGKTSSPNKRVPCQQRERPPFASPPKRP